From a single Gimesia fumaroli genomic region:
- a CDS encoding sensor histidine kinase produces MNDPSILENQPNSTDASQNESAQAKSPPTPAAQAKIHHDAFTWELPAEEITLRIRWFGLCVGYVLVNFVGNNSAIQVPQLNWILTLGAIYALADTYFSFRGRVFLGEWPLIISVMEALFIGLLCHYDAGLNSPFRFYYLLSLIVCSIRHSPAIAYMTLGLHLISFTTILFTSPSIPADWLTQLLLMIVWMGWVAWASIAFSSLVKRTSMELSAANAQLQQNQELLEERIARRTSDLQESQALLVQQEKHAAFGLLAAGIAHEVGNPLAGISSLVQLLNRHNNDEYTCKRLQEVDGQLHRIQRILRELIDFSRPATTERNRCNINELITESLNISKYYKRKKGKKIITRFAENLPVVQVVRDQLVQVFLNLILNAMDATEEGESIEITTQARDGQILISVHDNGQGIREEDKPKLFQPYFTTKSKGTGLGLFVCKNILEHSNSGTIEIDESVKAGAKFIVSLNCDELQGLAEIPPGPANEIKFVITT; encoded by the coding sequence ATGAATGATCCTTCGATTCTGGAAAATCAACCGAATTCTACAGACGCTTCACAAAATGAGTCTGCGCAGGCAAAGTCTCCCCCCACACCAGCAGCACAAGCGAAAATTCATCACGATGCCTTTACCTGGGAACTGCCGGCCGAAGAGATCACGCTGCGCATCCGCTGGTTTGGCCTGTGTGTCGGATACGTGCTGGTCAACTTTGTGGGGAATAATTCGGCGATACAGGTTCCGCAGCTCAACTGGATTCTGACACTGGGTGCGATTTATGCACTCGCCGATACGTATTTCAGTTTTCGCGGTCGCGTGTTTCTGGGCGAGTGGCCGCTGATTATTTCGGTGATGGAGGCGCTGTTTATCGGTCTGCTCTGTCATTACGATGCCGGCCTGAACAGCCCGTTCCGTTTTTATTATCTGCTCTCGTTGATTGTGTGCTCGATCCGGCATTCGCCGGCGATCGCGTATATGACATTGGGACTGCACCTGATCAGTTTTACCACGATTCTATTTACGAGCCCTTCCATCCCTGCCGACTGGCTGACGCAATTACTGCTGATGATTGTCTGGATGGGCTGGGTCGCGTGGGCCAGTATTGCCTTTTCGAGTCTGGTGAAACGCACGAGTATGGAACTCTCGGCTGCGAATGCGCAGCTTCAGCAGAACCAGGAACTGCTGGAAGAACGAATCGCCCGCCGTACCAGCGATCTACAGGAATCGCAGGCGTTACTCGTGCAGCAGGAAAAACATGCCGCCTTTGGTTTGCTGGCCGCCGGGATTGCGCATGAAGTGGGGAACCCGCTGGCGGGAATCAGTTCGCTGGTGCAGCTTTTAAATCGGCATAATAACGACGAATACACGTGCAAACGTCTGCAGGAGGTCGATGGCCAGCTGCACCGGATTCAACGCATTCTGCGGGAACTGATCGATTTCAGTCGACCGGCGACGACGGAACGCAATCGCTGCAATATCAACGAGCTGATTACCGAGTCTTTGAATATTTCAAAGTACTATAAACGTAAAAAAGGCAAAAAGATCATCACCCGGTTTGCTGAGAATCTGCCGGTGGTACAGGTCGTCCGTGACCAGCTGGTGCAGGTGTTTTTGAATCTGATTCTGAATGCAATGGATGCGACAGAAGAAGGCGAATCGATCGAAATCACAACACAAGCCCGCGACGGCCAGATTCTGATTTCCGTGCATGACAATGGTCAGGGCATTCGGGAAGAAGACAAACCGAAACTGTTCCAGCCTTACTTCACAACCAAGTCAAAAGGAACAGGCCTTGGTTTATTTGTGTGCAAAAATATTCTTGAGCATTCGAATTCCGGAACAATCGAAATTGATGAAAGCGTCAAAGCTGGCGCGAAATTTATCGTCTCGTTGAACTGTGACGAACTACAGGGGTTGGCGGAGATTCCTCCCGGCCCGGCGAATGAAATCAAATTTGTAATAACGACATAA
- a CDS encoding sigma-54-dependent transcriptional regulator, with product MQLNRSVLIVEDEEVIRTSLAEYLTSEGYETMQASTVAKALELARDRDFNVAICDVQLPDGDGIELLRRLQNIKPSIFVLIITAYATVENTISAFKAGAFDYLVKPVIFDDLSHKLNRLFEYQKIFYENQILRRELARSPGIEEIVGSSKALQKLQSTIRKIAATNSNVLLFGESGTGKELFARSIHANGPKKEQRFLAVNCGMRPIELLESQLFGSAASSLQYPQAEQTGVFKNADGGTVYLDEISQLPLGTQGKLLRAIEYGEILPLGSAEPVKVDVRLIASTTQDLAEMVKKGEFEEDLFYRLDGMKIHIPALRERVDDIPELVEYFITKHSHKMGKRVTGATSETIRTLMSAEWKGNVRQLDNAIERAVMMCDDTLICLNDLPPELHQNEPPLPDVDDLRLALRHYERMHITRVLKDSTDKREAAKRLKLGLSSLYRKIEELDIELE from the coding sequence GTGCAACTGAATCGATCTGTACTCATCGTTGAAGACGAAGAAGTCATCCGAACTTCCCTGGCGGAATATCTGACCAGTGAAGGTTACGAAACCATGCAGGCCTCGACGGTCGCCAAAGCACTGGAGCTGGCGCGGGATCGGGATTTTAATGTCGCGATTTGTGATGTGCAATTACCGGACGGCGACGGCATTGAACTGCTGCGGCGCCTGCAGAATATTAAGCCGAGCATTTTCGTATTGATCATTACCGCGTATGCGACCGTGGAAAACACGATCTCGGCGTTTAAAGCGGGCGCCTTTGATTATCTGGTCAAACCGGTGATCTTTGATGACCTGTCCCACAAACTGAATCGCCTGTTTGAATATCAGAAAATCTTTTATGAGAACCAGATTCTGAGACGCGAACTGGCACGCAGCCCGGGAATCGAAGAGATTGTCGGCAGCAGTAAAGCCCTGCAGAAACTGCAAAGTACCATTCGCAAGATTGCCGCTACTAATTCGAATGTCCTGCTGTTTGGTGAATCGGGAACGGGGAAAGAACTGTTTGCCCGTTCGATTCATGCGAATGGACCGAAAAAGGAACAACGTTTTCTGGCGGTGAACTGCGGGATGCGTCCGATTGAATTACTGGAGTCACAACTCTTTGGATCAGCCGCCAGTTCACTTCAATATCCGCAGGCAGAACAGACGGGGGTTTTCAAAAATGCGGATGGCGGCACCGTCTATCTCGATGAAATCTCTCAACTCCCTTTAGGCACACAAGGTAAACTGCTGCGGGCGATTGAGTATGGCGAAATCCTGCCTTTAGGTAGTGCCGAACCAGTGAAAGTGGATGTCCGGCTGATCGCTTCAACGACCCAGGATCTGGCCGAGATGGTCAAGAAAGGGGAGTTTGAAGAGGACTTGTTCTATCGTCTGGACGGGATGAAAATTCACATTCCGGCACTACGCGAGCGCGTGGATGACATTCCGGAACTGGTCGAATACTTCATTACAAAGCATTCTCATAAAATGGGAAAGCGGGTGACCGGCGCGACCAGCGAAACGATTCGGACGCTGATGTCGGCGGAATGGAAAGGCAATGTACGGCAGCTGGATAATGCGATCGAACGTGCCGTCATGATGTGCGATGACACGCTGATTTGCCTGAATGATCTGCCGCCAGAGTTGCATCAGAACGAACCTCCGTTACCGGATGTTGACGATCTGCGTCTGGCGCTGCGGCATTACGAACGGATGCATATTACGCGCGTGTTGAAAGACAGTACCGATAAGCGTGAAGCCGCCAAGCGGTTAAAGCTCGGTCTTTCCAGTCTGTATCGTAAAATCGAAGAGCTGGATATCGAGCTCGAATAA
- a CDS encoding polysaccharide biosynthesis tyrosine autokinase, translated as MSTEFQPLDQQSDFAIDGMEEHAPTNSSGPGVDIVRLLFRNKFLLITGLIAGLMLGQVAYIKLGPIFSASTKIQVSQKNAVPIKEGEAQTFGELTAHIDVIKSPRIVGEAVKEAKLNELPSLAGEKDPTQDIIDTLKVKRISGNDRAYLNILSITYENPLSQDAKAVTEAVVKAYRKYLNDVSDENTKDIIKQLNEANQQILSDLEQKKKEYKEFREKAPLYWEHTPGSEAAVAGSTNVHQERVKAIDNERRLNLLKLTELKSKIDSLKAAIASGESKETLELLAQQFLMGQTRGQAGSANGNTSQGQIATPNTTQVDRARTALETHLMPLLIQKHRLERDFQKNHPDLDAVNRSIETVINLYRRQGLDISAENLESGDFKIAKVKDVDFVNVYLKSMEQQLKELNNRETELTKLFEQETALAKKVGNFQVVDQSYNEEIAQLKTQREEIFKQLLVEKVSQGDGGYTLTQLAPVKDELVIKRQLKFLIAGGAVGLGLVLAISYFREMRDTTVKSVDEIRDQLHLPILGEVPTFAESEAAMDDSEFDPALWYYYRPASREAEAFRSLRTSLLLKTDRSGAKVLQMTSAEPGDGKTTSISNLALAISQTGRKVLIVDADLRRPTVHKLFGLSNAIGLGDVMANEIDAQTAIRETRISNLSIMTAGTLPENPSEMLMSRRFTDLIKQLRDAYDYVLIDTPPLVVVSDPSVIASTVDGVLLVVRLDKNRRGVMRKVQQVIQTNGIKVTGILANGIFSGRYGEYDYGAGEGYQEYFEAQPKKKTTQPVVPANTEITS; from the coding sequence GTGAGTACCGAATTTCAACCTCTGGATCAACAATCCGATTTTGCCATTGATGGTATGGAAGAGCATGCGCCGACCAATTCCTCCGGCCCCGGAGTCGATATTGTACGGTTGTTGTTTCGGAATAAATTTCTGCTGATCACCGGCCTGATTGCGGGATTGATGCTGGGACAGGTAGCCTACATAAAGCTGGGCCCCATCTTTTCTGCCAGTACCAAAATCCAGGTTTCACAGAAAAATGCCGTGCCGATTAAAGAGGGAGAAGCGCAGACATTCGGTGAACTGACTGCACACATCGACGTGATTAAGAGCCCGCGCATTGTAGGCGAAGCGGTCAAAGAAGCGAAACTGAATGAATTGCCTTCACTGGCGGGCGAAAAAGATCCCACGCAGGACATTATCGATACGTTAAAGGTCAAACGCATTTCGGGGAATGATCGTGCGTATTTGAATATCCTGAGTATCACCTATGAAAATCCGCTGTCACAAGACGCCAAAGCGGTTACGGAAGCGGTCGTCAAAGCATATCGCAAATATCTGAACGATGTCAGCGACGAAAACACCAAAGACATTATCAAGCAACTGAATGAGGCGAATCAGCAGATTCTGAGTGATCTGGAACAAAAGAAAAAAGAGTATAAAGAGTTTCGGGAAAAAGCACCCCTGTACTGGGAGCATACACCCGGCTCAGAGGCCGCTGTCGCCGGCAGCACTAACGTGCACCAGGAACGAGTCAAAGCCATCGATAACGAACGCCGTCTCAATTTGCTGAAACTGACGGAACTGAAATCAAAAATCGATTCCCTCAAAGCGGCGATCGCCAGTGGAGAATCAAAAGAAACACTCGAACTATTAGCGCAGCAGTTTCTGATGGGACAGACCCGCGGACAGGCCGGCAGCGCCAATGGCAACACAAGTCAAGGACAAATTGCGACACCCAACACGACGCAGGTAGACCGCGCGCGTACTGCTCTGGAAACACACCTGATGCCGCTGTTGATTCAAAAACATCGTCTCGAACGGGACTTTCAAAAAAATCATCCTGATCTGGACGCTGTCAATCGTAGTATCGAAACCGTGATCAATCTGTATCGTCGACAGGGGTTGGATATTTCGGCTGAGAATCTCGAATCGGGCGACTTCAAAATCGCAAAAGTAAAGGATGTCGATTTTGTCAACGTCTATCTCAAATCGATGGAACAGCAGCTCAAAGAACTCAATAATCGGGAAACAGAACTGACCAAACTGTTCGAACAGGAAACGGCGCTGGCAAAAAAGGTGGGGAACTTTCAAGTTGTCGATCAGTCCTACAATGAAGAAATCGCCCAGCTGAAAACACAACGCGAAGAAATATTTAAACAGTTACTGGTGGAAAAGGTCTCGCAAGGGGATGGCGGTTATACATTGACGCAGCTCGCTCCGGTCAAAGATGAACTGGTCATCAAACGCCAGTTGAAATTCCTGATAGCAGGCGGCGCCGTCGGACTGGGACTCGTCCTTGCCATCTCTTACTTCCGGGAAATGCGTGATACCACTGTGAAGTCGGTCGATGAAATCAGAGATCAACTCCACTTGCCAATTCTGGGTGAAGTTCCCACGTTTGCCGAGAGTGAAGCCGCCATGGACGACAGCGAATTCGACCCGGCTCTCTGGTATTATTATCGCCCGGCTTCCCGGGAAGCCGAAGCGTTTCGTTCATTACGTACGTCTCTTTTGCTGAAGACAGATCGCAGCGGTGCGAAAGTCTTACAGATGACCAGCGCCGAACCCGGCGATGGAAAAACGACTTCCATTTCCAATCTCGCTCTGGCGATTTCACAAACAGGACGAAAGGTTCTGATCGTCGATGCCGACTTGCGGCGTCCTACCGTGCATAAACTATTCGGTCTGTCAAACGCCATTGGTTTAGGCGATGTCATGGCCAATGAGATCGATGCCCAGACCGCGATTCGCGAAACCAGAATCAGCAATCTCTCCATCATGACCGCAGGAACACTGCCGGAGAATCCTTCAGAAATGCTGATGTCGCGGCGTTTCACCGATTTAATCAAACAACTGCGAGATGCCTACGACTACGTTCTGATCGATACGCCACCTCTGGTCGTCGTCAGCGATCCTTCAGTGATTGCTTCAACGGTTGACGGTGTGCTGCTGGTCGTCCGTCTTGATAAGAACCGGCGTGGAGTCATGCGAAAAGTGCAACAGGTGATTCAGACAAACGGTATTAAAGTCACCGGTATTCTGGCGAACGGCATTTTCTCCGGCCGCTATGGCGAATACGATTACGGGGCCGGCGAAGGCTATCAGGAATATTTTGAGGCACAGCCGAAAAAGAAAACGACACAGCCCGTTGTTCCGGCAAATACGGAAATTACCAGCTGA
- a CDS encoding SDR family oxidoreductase, with protein MTNYLVTGGAGFIGSHIATRLVKEGHSVRVFDNLSTGALKNLAHLQDQVEFVEGDLRDLKSVEQATKGIDIVFHQAALASVPRSIDHPLDTHEACVTGTIHVLDAARRLGVQRVVYAGSSSAYGNQKQMPKHEGQTPEVLSPYAAAKLAGELYCQAFANSYDLETVRIRYFNVFGPRQDPNSPYSAVIPLFASALLEGRRPVIYGDGTQSRDFTYVDNVVQANLLASQADASVVSGNVYNVACGSSLNLIDLLKSICEQLGKPYNPDFQPRRTGDVLHSWADISAAQRDLGYEPVVDIKEGLRRTIDWYAEYVKSESKPCLGGC; from the coding sequence GTGACAAATTATTTAGTAACCGGCGGAGCAGGGTTTATTGGTTCTCATATCGCAACGCGACTGGTCAAAGAAGGGCACTCCGTGCGTGTGTTCGATAATCTCAGCACCGGGGCACTGAAAAACCTGGCACATCTTCAGGACCAGGTCGAGTTCGTTGAAGGCGATCTGCGGGATTTGAAATCCGTCGAACAGGCGACCAAAGGCATTGATATCGTTTTCCATCAGGCCGCGCTGGCTTCGGTACCACGGAGCATTGATCATCCGCTCGATACACACGAAGCGTGTGTGACAGGAACGATTCATGTGCTGGATGCCGCCCGACGACTGGGCGTGCAGCGTGTAGTCTATGCCGGTTCGAGTAGTGCGTATGGAAACCAGAAACAAATGCCCAAGCATGAAGGTCAGACACCGGAAGTGCTCTCGCCGTATGCCGCCGCTAAGCTGGCAGGAGAACTCTACTGTCAGGCGTTTGCGAATTCTTACGACCTGGAAACCGTCCGCATCCGTTACTTCAATGTCTTCGGCCCGCGTCAGGATCCCAACAGTCCGTACTCCGCTGTGATTCCGTTGTTCGCCTCTGCCTTGCTCGAAGGACGTCGCCCCGTGATTTATGGAGACGGCACCCAGTCACGCGATTTTACGTATGTCGACAACGTGGTACAGGCAAATCTGCTGGCTTCACAGGCCGATGCCAGCGTTGTCTCGGGAAATGTCTACAACGTTGCCTGTGGCAGTTCTTTGAATTTGATCGATCTCTTGAAGTCTATCTGCGAGCAGTTAGGGAAACCTTACAATCCCGATTTTCAGCCGCGACGGACCGGAGATGTGCTGCATTCCTGGGCGGATATCTCTGCAGCGCAGCGGGATCTCGGCTATGAGCCGGTCGTGGATATCAAAGAAGGCTTACGCCGCACGATTGACTGGTATGCCGAATATGTCAAATCGGAATCCAAACCATGTCTGGGTGGCTGCTGA
- the rlmB gene encoding 23S rRNA (guanosine(2251)-2'-O)-methyltransferase RlmB: protein MALELKNPHSVLAALQSRPIDVTEIRLSAGSAQGNWGDVADEARSHRIPVVIKKSAPQKMKRKQSEEQGRRTAGSVALVKPRTPSSLGEMFAEPEDGKELSGLWLALDCIQDPHNIGAIFRTAAFFGVRGIVLTKDRSAPLNATVYDVASGGMEAVPFAVETNLSRAITDAKKSGVWVMGTSEHAEEDVSAFQQDRPWMVVIGNEEKGLRRLTLEQCDVVCRLTPTGIVDSLNASVAAGIMIARFSPFGPDVK from the coding sequence GTGGCTTTGGAGCTGAAAAATCCTCATAGCGTTCTGGCGGCACTGCAGTCGCGTCCCATTGATGTCACGGAGATTCGTCTCTCTGCGGGTTCTGCACAGGGAAATTGGGGTGATGTTGCCGATGAAGCACGCAGCCATCGTATTCCCGTCGTGATCAAGAAGTCGGCACCACAGAAAATGAAACGCAAGCAGTCGGAAGAGCAGGGGCGCCGCACTGCAGGTTCCGTTGCACTGGTTAAGCCGCGCACGCCTTCCTCGCTGGGAGAAATGTTTGCGGAACCGGAGGACGGAAAAGAACTGAGTGGTCTCTGGCTGGCTCTGGATTGCATTCAGGACCCGCATAACATCGGCGCCATTTTTCGTACGGCTGCCTTTTTTGGTGTGCGCGGCATTGTGCTCACGAAAGATCGTTCTGCACCACTGAATGCCACCGTTTATGATGTCGCTTCAGGCGGAATGGAAGCAGTGCCGTTTGCTGTGGAAACGAATCTAAGCAGAGCCATCACCGATGCAAAAAAATCCGGCGTCTGGGTGATGGGAACCTCCGAGCATGCTGAAGAAGATGTCTCTGCGTTTCAGCAGGATCGCCCCTGGATGGTGGTGATCGGAAATGAAGAAAAGGGACTCAGACGACTGACACTGGAACAATGTGATGTGGTTTGTCGCCTGACGCCAACCGGGATTGTGGATTCGTTGAATGCCTCTGTCGCCGCCGGAATCATGATCGCCCGATTCTCTCCCTTTGGTCCCGATGTAAAATAA
- a CDS encoding ATP-binding protein codes for MSYRAFKKLLGETNLERKCRFLFGGGLMVLITASFSLNTWLNNQVLDDQNITSARLLVAPIILEKHWKWSENDKNYKDLIEKIVQSVKSKDLGDYSWAVFKPNPSDADSKERPIDSAGYEALERIKQGETEIFYQDETEGRFQYYSAIYASESCVDCHRLHDDPNLQLGGLIGIVNIRFPSQKVEQALNWNKAINLASAIVTAFLAMLAAYAIVRYVIVKPVLHLKDVSDEIAHGNLDLRADIRTGDEFEELSYAFNRMLRHLVTVQEELRTVNTDLDTKVDELAQVNLRLYEMNKLKDEFLATMSHELRTPLNSILGFSDLLANAKDLDEKQKRYVANIQMSGKNLLAQINDVLDLAKIESGKMELQLTEIAIADLIERRVGTMLPLADKKNIEVTSEIDPKIPILFQDSVKIQQILNNLISNAIKFTPEGGRVHVAATLCEDDPDMMELVVEDTGIGIPLDEQEHIFEKFRQGKSSPESRDALTRSYEGTGLGLSIIRELSKLLDGEVFLESEFGRGSKFTVRLPVKMSVDQEHLLSDLNDTSVGMNRINTSDLAEYAQEKLAQNKHSETRTP; via the coding sequence ATGTCGTACCGTGCTTTCAAAAAACTGTTGGGCGAAACCAACCTCGAACGGAAATGTCGTTTTCTGTTTGGCGGCGGTTTGATGGTGCTGATCACCGCCAGTTTTTCATTGAATACCTGGTTGAACAATCAGGTGCTCGACGACCAGAATATTACCTCTGCCCGTTTACTGGTCGCGCCGATCATTCTGGAAAAGCACTGGAAGTGGTCTGAGAACGATAAGAACTATAAAGACCTGATCGAGAAAATTGTTCAGTCCGTGAAATCAAAAGATCTCGGCGATTACAGTTGGGCGGTTTTTAAACCGAATCCCTCTGATGCCGATTCCAAAGAACGTCCCATCGACAGTGCAGGTTACGAAGCGCTGGAACGCATTAAGCAAGGCGAAACGGAGATTTTTTATCAGGATGAGACCGAAGGACGGTTTCAGTACTATAGCGCGATCTATGCTTCGGAGTCCTGTGTCGACTGTCATCGACTGCACGATGATCCAAACTTGCAGCTCGGCGGTCTGATCGGGATCGTCAATATCCGCTTTCCCTCCCAGAAGGTAGAGCAGGCGCTCAACTGGAACAAGGCGATCAACCTCGCTTCCGCCATCGTGACTGCTTTTCTCGCGATGTTAGCCGCTTATGCGATTGTACGATATGTGATTGTGAAACCGGTTTTGCACTTAAAAGACGTCAGTGACGAAATTGCCCACGGCAATCTCGATTTAAGAGCCGACATTCGCACGGGAGATGAATTCGAAGAACTGAGTTATGCGTTCAACCGTATGTTGCGGCACCTGGTCACCGTGCAGGAAGAATTGCGAACGGTGAATACCGACCTGGATACCAAGGTCGATGAACTGGCCCAGGTCAACCTGCGACTGTACGAAATGAATAAACTGAAAGACGAGTTTCTGGCGACCATGAGTCACGAGCTGCGCACGCCGCTCAACAGTATTCTGGGCTTCAGTGATCTGCTCGCGAATGCCAAAGATCTGGATGAAAAACAGAAACGATATGTCGCCAACATTCAGATGTCCGGCAAAAATCTGTTGGCGCAGATCAATGACGTACTTGATCTCGCCAAGATCGAGAGCGGCAAGATGGAACTGCAGCTTACGGAAATTGCCATTGCCGATCTAATTGAACGCCGAGTCGGCACGATGTTGCCTCTGGCGGATAAGAAAAACATCGAAGTCACTTCTGAGATAGACCCGAAGATTCCGATTCTCTTTCAGGACTCCGTGAAGATTCAGCAGATTCTGAACAACCTGATTTCCAACGCAATTAAATTTACACCCGAAGGCGGACGCGTTCACGTTGCGGCGACTCTTTGTGAAGATGATCCCGACATGATGGAACTGGTCGTGGAAGATACCGGTATCGGGATTCCCCTGGATGAGCAGGAGCACATCTTTGAAAAATTCCGTCAGGGAAAATCGTCTCCCGAATCAAGAGACGCGCTAACCCGTTCTTATGAAGGGACCGGGCTGGGGCTTTCGATTATTCGCGAACTTTCAAAGTTACTCGATGGCGAAGTCTTTCTGGAGAGTGAATTCGGTCGCGGGAGTAAATTTACTGTCAGACTGCCTGTAAAGATGAGTGTCGATCAGGAACATCTACTTTCCGATTTGAACGATACGTCTGTCGGCATGAATCGCATAAATACCTCGGATCTGGCCGAGTATGCGCAGGAAAAACTCGCTCAGAACAAACATTCTGAGACGCGCACTCCTTGA